In Roseofilum casamattae BLCC-M143, the DNA window GTGACGGAACTCCCAGTAAATCTTGGTTGGGAATGGGGCTATTGGGTTTTCCAAAAGCAGATTGAATGGCTGTCCACTGAACGGCTGTTTCTGTTGATTCAACCAATTTTCCACTGTTACTAAACTGCTGGTTCCCAGGTAAGGGATCGGCATCACTACCCAGAGGACGACCATTACCGTCAATTCCTGCACCGGCAAAAGAAGGTGCAAGATCTTGGACAAAACTATTGGTTCCAGTATTGAGGGCAATACGAACTCCACCAGCAGGTTGATTAGACCAATTCAACACCTCAAACGTGAATTGGAATTTATCGCCTTCTGGGTCATCTTCAACGGCTTTAATGTCGGTAAAGCGGAAACAGAAGACGGAGGGGAGTCGGGTGTGAGGTGGAGGGGGTGGGGGAGGATCGGCTAGTGCTTTATCGGCGATCGCGCCCACCATGAGAGCGGCTAAACCAGCTCCGCCAAGAGTTTTGGCGATCGCGAGACTGGAACGATACTTGGATTGCAACGAATGAAACATCATGTATGGAACTCCTATTGTCTACAGGTGTTTGCGTAATTAATTGGTGTTGTGAGGGGATAAGTCTTGGCGTTTCGAGACAACAAACCCCCTTTCCCTCACAGTCGGGGAATAGATGCAACCTTCTAGTTAGGTTTGGCTTATGGATTTAGCGAGACGACCTCTACTCTCTGGCGTTTGCGCTTGTGCCTCCAGAGACTAACCGCAGCGAGTCCGAGCATGGCTAGACTACTGGGTTCGGGAACGTCGGTTGGCGGTTCATACTCATCATCGGGATCGTGAAGAATAGGCTGGGTATTGGCCGGAGAACTCAAGATGTTATCTTCCGGATTGAGTAAGGGAGCAGCAATACCTGCACCAAACTCAGCTCCAAGGAGAGCAACCACCTGGCCTTGGGAATTTCGCACCTCATTGGCATTGTCGGCAAAGATGCGATTTGATGTACTCACTCCGGTATTTTCCGGGAAGATTTGGAAGGTATCATCAGAACCTTGGAGTGGAAAACGGGCAATATTCACCGTACCGAAACCGTACTCATTACCGCTTCCAGGTATTCCAATGGCCTCGCCTTGTGCGTCCAACAGATTCCAGTTGAAGGAGAGCGCTTCCCCTTCATCAAAATCATCAACCGTCAGCACAAAACCATCGAGAACGTTATTACCGTTGTCAACAGTCTCCCAATTAGGGACAATAGGAGTAGCAAAAAATGGGTTTGCAGACCCAGTAAGTTCGCACCCCGGGACTAAAGCACAAGCCCCTGGGGTGTTTCTCTCTCCAACGCCAAGTAAGTCGCTATTCGGAATAGCGCCACTGGTTCCCGTGTTGAAGCTGTGTTGTTCGGCTTCCCACTCAATGGCAGTCTGGCTAGATTGGACAACGCTGCCTGTATTAGCAAATGGTTGATTTCCAGGCAAGGGATCGGCATCGGTACCGATAGGTCGTCCGTTACCGTCAATTTCGGCTCCCGCAAAGAAGGCTGCTTCGTCACTCACAAAGCTATTGGTTCCGGTATTAAGAGCAATACGAACACCGGAAGCGGGTTGGTTCGACCAGTTCAACACCTCAAAGGAGATATTGAATTTATCGCCTTCTGGATCGTCTTCGACGGGTTGCACGTCTGTAAAGCGAAAACAGAATACTGGAGGCAGTTTAGTTAACGGTGGTGGTGTCACCACTGGATCGGCGAGTGCTGGGTTTGTAACTCCCAGGATTCCTCCTGCTAGTCCGGCAGTCAACAGCACTCCTGAGATGGTCTTTCGGCGATCGCGGCGATCGCACGAGTCATTCAACATAATGATGAATTCCCTCCCTTAATTCAGTATCTTCACGAGAAGTTTCAGATCCTTCTATAGTTTTTTCAGTGTTTTGCCAGCGATTTTATGCATGTCCTCCGAATCTTGTAATAAAAGTTCACAAAAAAAACCAGATATTTTGGATTTTCTTCCGGGCTATACGAGTGGTAATCCTTGAGATGACTTAGGTTAGCCCGTTGCAAAGCATGGAAAGCAAAGATACATTACGTTACAAATTTGGTAAAGTATCTAGCTCGCGATCGCAATCGAGAATAAATTATGTAGCAATACTAGATTGAGTGGCGCGATTTCGGTTTGCGGGG includes these proteins:
- a CDS encoding PEP-CTERM sorting domain-containing protein; this translates as MLNDSCDRRDRRKTISGVLLTAGLAGGILGVTNPALADPVVTPPPLTKLPPVFCFRFTDVQPVEDDPEGDKFNISFEVLNWSNQPASGVRIALNTGTNSFVSDEAAFFAGAEIDGNGRPIGTDADPLPGNQPFANTGSVVQSSQTAIEWEAEQHSFNTGTSGAIPNSDLLGVGERNTPGACALVPGCELTGSANPFFATPIVPNWETVDNGNNVLDGFVLTVDDFDEGEALSFNWNLLDAQGEAIGIPGSGNEYGFGTVNIARFPLQGSDDTFQIFPENTGVSTSNRIFADNANEVRNSQGQVVALLGAEFGAGIAAPLLNPEDNILSSPANTQPILHDPDDEYEPPTDVPEPSSLAMLGLAAVSLWRHKRKRQRVEVVSLNP